The following proteins are co-located in the Bacillus pumilus genome:
- the alr gene encoding alanine racemase gives MDTNAFYRDTWAEIDLTAIKHNVSHMKDHIGQKVQLMAVVKANAYGHGDIEVARAALKAGADLLAVAFLDEAISLRNKGIKAPILVLGAVPPEYVKVAVRYNVIMTAYSIEWLRDVIKVVKGQIGQPIRFHLKIDSGMNRLGVKTLAQVSEVKELACDHSYLQLEGVFTHFATADEKDEDYFDMQMDTFQTLLQPLHTDKLLVHCANSAAGLRFKEVLFNMVRFGISMYGLSPSEEIKDELPFKLEEAMSLHTKLAHVKLIQKGESVSYGATYTANQDTWIGTVPIGYADGWIRKLAGTEVLVGGKRRKIAGRVCMDQFMVELKENISAGEPVVLIGSQGEEKVSVDEIAKRLETINYEVTCSIGHRVPRVYIEDGKRVHVRNPLLQGGPSFL, from the coding sequence ATGGACACAAATGCCTTTTATAGAGACACATGGGCAGAAATTGATTTAACAGCAATCAAGCATAATGTTTCACATATGAAAGATCATATTGGTCAAAAAGTTCAATTAATGGCTGTTGTAAAAGCCAATGCGTATGGACATGGAGATATAGAAGTGGCAAGAGCCGCACTCAAAGCAGGAGCAGACTTGTTAGCCGTTGCCTTTTTGGATGAGGCCATTTCTTTAAGAAATAAAGGCATCAAAGCACCGATTCTTGTACTCGGCGCAGTACCGCCAGAGTATGTCAAAGTCGCCGTGAGATACAACGTCATCATGACTGCTTACTCAATCGAGTGGCTGAGAGATGTAATCAAAGTAGTGAAAGGACAGATTGGACAACCCATTCGTTTTCATTTGAAAATTGACAGCGGAATGAATCGTTTAGGTGTTAAAACCTTAGCGCAAGTGAGCGAAGTGAAAGAGCTTGCCTGCGATCATTCTTATTTACAGCTGGAAGGTGTATTTACTCACTTTGCGACAGCAGATGAAAAGGATGAGGACTACTTTGATATGCAGATGGACACCTTTCAAACATTGCTTCAGCCGCTTCATACGGACAAACTGCTCGTTCATTGCGCCAACAGTGCAGCAGGTCTAAGGTTTAAAGAAGTATTGTTTAATATGGTCCGTTTCGGCATCAGTATGTACGGGCTGTCACCGTCAGAGGAAATCAAAGATGAATTGCCTTTCAAGCTGGAAGAAGCCATGTCTCTTCATACAAAGCTAGCGCATGTGAAGCTTATTCAAAAGGGTGAGAGTGTCAGCTACGGAGCGACCTATACAGCCAATCAAGATACATGGATTGGCACGGTTCCGATTGGCTATGCAGACGGCTGGATCAGGAAGCTGGCAGGAACGGAAGTGCTCGTTGGCGGAAAGCGCCGGAAGATTGCTGGAAGGGTATGTATGGATCAATTCATGGTTGAATTGAAAGAGAACATTTCAGCAGGCGAACCAGTCGTTTTGATTGGTTCACAAGGCGAAGAAAAGGTATCAGTCGATGAAATTGCCAAAAGGCTTGAAACCATTAACTATGAAGTCACTTGCTCGATTGGCCACCGGGTCCCAAGAGTATATATAGAGGACGGCAAAAGGGTTCATGTGCGTAATCCGCTGCTTCAAGGCGGGCCAAGCTTTTTATAA
- a CDS encoding D-alanine--D-alanine ligase, with protein sequence MKISLGLVYGGKSAEHNVSLQTALAVTKALNTEKFDIHPIYITEEGEWLRGEKLTEPVSNVKMLQFEQNAKTFLPTSLNESMFPQPASPDEKIDVVFPLLHGPNGEDGTMQGLLELLNIPYVGNGVLASAAGMDKVMMKDVFAQAGLEQAKHLSFNKKDYEKTTSDSLEQVEQVLGYPCFVKPANMGSSVGISKCRSKEELQAAFDLAFQYDRRVVVEEGVIGREIEIGVLGNDEPKCSVVGEIAPKTDFYDYKAKYEDGDTDLIIPASVSEEEYKTIHDMAIKAFKAIDGSGLVRADFFLTEDGKVLINEVNTMPGFTPFSMFPLLWKHTGVEYPELIEKLVSLAIERHQEKQTIKTTF encoded by the coding sequence TTGAAAATAAGTTTAGGATTGGTTTACGGCGGAAAGTCAGCCGAACATAATGTATCACTGCAAACAGCCCTTGCAGTAACAAAAGCACTTAACACTGAAAAGTTCGATATACATCCAATTTATATTACAGAAGAGGGCGAATGGCTAAGAGGAGAAAAACTCACTGAACCAGTATCAAACGTTAAAATGCTTCAATTTGAACAAAACGCAAAGACGTTTTTACCAACTTCTTTAAATGAGAGCATGTTTCCACAGCCTGCATCACCTGATGAGAAGATTGATGTCGTCTTTCCATTGCTGCACGGACCAAATGGTGAAGATGGAACGATGCAAGGTTTACTTGAACTACTAAATATCCCGTATGTCGGTAACGGCGTTCTCGCTTCTGCTGCGGGTATGGATAAAGTCATGATGAAAGATGTTTTTGCGCAAGCAGGACTTGAACAAGCAAAGCACCTTTCCTTCAATAAAAAAGACTATGAGAAAACAACATCAGACAGCTTAGAACAGGTGGAGCAAGTACTAGGCTATCCTTGCTTTGTGAAACCTGCCAACATGGGATCAAGTGTTGGAATTAGTAAATGCCGCAGCAAAGAAGAGCTTCAAGCAGCATTTGATTTGGCTTTCCAATATGATCGTCGTGTTGTCGTGGAAGAAGGCGTCATTGGAAGAGAAATTGAAATTGGTGTATTAGGAAATGACGAGCCGAAATGCTCTGTTGTTGGTGAAATTGCACCTAAAACAGATTTTTATGACTACAAAGCAAAATATGAAGATGGCGATACAGACTTGATCATTCCTGCTAGTGTTTCAGAGGAGGAATACAAGACGATTCACGATATGGCGATTAAAGCATTTAAAGCCATTGATGGATCTGGTCTCGTACGTGCAGACTTCTTCCTAACAGAGGATGGCAAAGTGCTGATCAATGAAGTGAATACAATGCCTGGATTCACACCATTCAGTATGTTCCCGCTGCTTTGGAAACATACTGGCGTAGAGTATCCTGAGTTGATTGAAAAGCTGGTGTCACTTGCAATTGAACGTCATCAAGAAAAACAAACCATTAAAACAACTTTTTAA
- a CDS encoding PH domain-containing protein, whose translation MMSEPKRVHPISMFIDFISDAVSMIKNFIIPFFVLIFVNSNSSIRFYAFIILGVLLLWKAVSTVLEWRRFTYRMEDDEFRVESGVITKKKKYISLERIQTVNTSEGIFQRIFGLVRVQIETAGGTDGPEVSLTAITKAEAEQLKQSIFNRKKSLQQEEMTDETGDIPHDHLTAQKPVEEEINVSYRMGVPELLLTATTSSGIGVIISGCLAIYTQIDEILPLDGFVKQFSFLSHASVEIYAILIFLAVLIAWILSVGVTALQYANFAAKRKGNDIIITRGLIERHQMTIPLARIQAVKIKENILREPFGFATVMLVSAGGSITEKETSSVLFPLIRKKKINELLSQFTVHYHLTPEAELKKVPKRSLKRYLISFGFVPLLVGVILSVRFPPWGYLAFIPLPIALFFGYLAYKQSGYTIKDPLIQLTTRGISKTTGIVLRKRMQNYTVTQSYFQKKGRVASIHTFVKSSALLDSFGVHHLEEKDAARVFDWYSYEKN comes from the coding sequence ATGATGTCTGAACCAAAACGTGTACATCCAATCTCGATGTTCATTGATTTTATATCAGATGCCGTTTCTATGATTAAAAACTTCATTATCCCTTTTTTCGTGCTTATTTTTGTGAACTCGAATTCAAGTATTCGCTTTTATGCGTTTATCATTCTTGGTGTGCTTCTTTTATGGAAAGCTGTTTCAACCGTTTTAGAATGGAGACGATTCACCTACCGGATGGAAGACGATGAATTTCGTGTGGAATCAGGTGTAATCACGAAAAAGAAAAAATATATCTCGTTAGAACGAATTCAAACGGTCAATACAAGTGAAGGCATCTTCCAGCGGATTTTCGGTTTGGTGCGAGTTCAAATCGAAACGGCAGGCGGGACGGATGGCCCAGAAGTAAGCCTGACGGCAATTACAAAAGCAGAAGCAGAACAATTGAAACAGTCCATTTTCAACCGGAAGAAAAGCTTGCAGCAAGAAGAAATGACGGATGAAACTGGTGATATACCGCATGATCATCTAACTGCCCAAAAACCTGTGGAGGAAGAAATCAACGTCTCCTATCGTATGGGTGTACCAGAGCTGCTTTTAACGGCTACGACTTCAAGCGGCATCGGTGTGATTATATCGGGTTGTCTAGCCATTTACACACAAATAGATGAAATTCTTCCTTTAGACGGGTTCGTCAAGCAGTTCTCCTTCTTAAGTCATGCAAGTGTTGAAATCTACGCGATTCTAATTTTTCTAGCCGTATTGATTGCTTGGATACTCAGTGTTGGAGTGACGGCGCTCCAATACGCTAATTTTGCTGCCAAACGAAAAGGAAATGACATCATCATTACAAGAGGACTCATTGAAAGACATCAAATGACCATTCCGCTTGCGAGAATTCAAGCAGTGAAAATCAAAGAAAACATTCTCCGTGAGCCTTTTGGGTTTGCTACAGTGATGCTTGTTAGTGCAGGAGGTTCTATTACAGAAAAAGAAACCTCTTCGGTCTTATTCCCACTGATTCGAAAGAAAAAAATCAATGAATTGTTGTCTCAATTTACAGTTCATTATCACCTGACACCAGAAGCTGAGCTGAAAAAGGTGCCAAAGCGTTCACTCAAACGCTACCTGATCTCTTTCGGATTTGTTCCATTGCTCGTTGGTGTGATCCTTTCAGTACGTTTTCCGCCGTGGGGGTATTTGGCATTCATTCCGTTGCCAATTGCTTTGTTCTTTGGGTACTTAGCCTATAAACAATCAGGTTATACGATCAAAGACCCATTGATTCAGCTGACGACAAGAGGCATCAGCAAAACCACCGGAATTGTATTGAGAAAACGAATGCAAAACTATACGGTGACCCAATCTTATTTCCAAAAGAAAGGCCGAGTGGCGAGTATTCACACCTTTGTGAAATCCTCTGCACTGCTTGATTCCTTTGGTGTGCATCACCTTGAAGAGAAAGATGCTGCACGTGTATTTGATTGGTATTCCTATGAAAAAAATTAA
- a CDS encoding PH domain-containing protein: MRKQPQRQISLNGLKVWRLQNGIISLIFLLIIIGVFIASYYFQWPYWIGAILVGLWILQIIFGIWLIPKIRHHIWRYEVFENEIEIQHGLIRVTRVIVPMVRVQHVDTSQGPLLRRYRLASVQISTAATVHDIPALELEEADELRDYISRLARVTEDDV, encoded by the coding sequence GTGAGAAAACAGCCGCAACGTCAAATTAGCTTAAATGGATTAAAGGTATGGCGTCTTCAAAATGGAATTATCTCATTGATTTTCTTACTCATCATCATTGGGGTATTTATTGCTAGTTATTATTTTCAATGGCCATATTGGATTGGGGCCATCCTCGTCGGATTGTGGATCTTACAGATCATTTTCGGAATTTGGCTCATACCAAAAATCCGTCATCACATCTGGCGCTACGAAGTATTTGAAAATGAAATTGAAATACAGCATGGGCTGATTCGCGTTACACGCGTGATTGTGCCGATGGTGCGTGTCCAGCATGTCGATACATCTCAAGGACCGCTTTTAAGGCGCTATCGCTTGGCATCTGTTCAAATTTCGACTGCTGCCACTGTTCATGATATTCCAGCGTTAGAATTAGAAGAGGCAGATGAGCTTCGTGATTACATATCTCGTTTAGCAAGGGTGACGGAAGATGATGTCTGA
- a CDS encoding LolA family protein — translation MKRVRKSFVLLVTGILFVLILSACGQKSQQDIVGDLNKKAEEMTSYKAKAKMTIETGNDPQEYQVEIWYKKPELYRVYLENPKKDQSQVILRNGNGVFVLTPSLNKSFRFHSDWPNNSSQVYLFESLVKDIKNDSAAQFKAKESKYIFETKTNYQHNQMLPTQEITFHKKTMAPASVKVLDSDKKPMVKVEFSHFEFNKSFDKDAFDEKKNMTLSQMDVATSADPSDSFAVKTPVDMPEGVKKMEEKEMTTDAGKRYVITYGGKKSFTLIQEKARVAEASTPVTMNGEPVDLGMTVGVLTDQSLSWTSDGVDYLISSSDLSKEELLMVANSVEGQSAK, via the coding sequence TTGAAAAGGGTGAGAAAAAGCTTTGTTTTGCTTGTAACGGGGATCCTTTTTGTACTGATTCTCTCCGCATGCGGTCAAAAATCTCAGCAGGATATCGTTGGAGATTTAAACAAAAAGGCAGAGGAAATGACATCATACAAAGCCAAAGCAAAAATGACCATCGAGACAGGGAATGATCCGCAGGAGTATCAGGTGGAAATTTGGTACAAGAAGCCGGAGCTTTACCGTGTCTATTTAGAAAATCCGAAAAAGGATCAGAGTCAAGTCATTTTAAGAAATGGCAATGGTGTGTTTGTGCTGACACCTTCATTGAACAAAAGCTTCCGTTTCCATAGTGATTGGCCGAATAATAGCAGCCAGGTCTATTTATTTGAATCGCTAGTGAAAGACATTAAAAATGACAGTGCAGCTCAGTTCAAAGCGAAAGAGTCAAAGTATATTTTCGAAACAAAAACCAATTATCAGCACAACCAAATGCTGCCTACCCAAGAGATTACCTTTCATAAAAAAACAATGGCGCCTGCCAGTGTGAAAGTGCTGGATAGCGACAAAAAGCCAATGGTGAAAGTGGAATTCTCTCACTTTGAATTCAATAAATCCTTTGACAAAGATGCATTTGATGAGAAGAAAAACATGACACTCTCCCAAATGGATGTCGCCACAAGTGCAGACCCATCTGACAGTTTCGCAGTGAAAACACCAGTTGATATGCCAGAGGGCGTGAAGAAGATGGAAGAGAAAGAAATGACAACAGATGCTGGGAAACGTTATGTGATTACGTATGGCGGAAAGAAATCCTTCACACTCATTCAGGAAAAAGCGAGAGTGGCAGAAGCATCTACGCCTGTGACGATGAACGGCGAGCCAGTCGATCTTGGCATGACAGTGGGTGTTCTAACGGATCAATCTCTTTCATGGACATCTGACGGAGTCGACTACTTAATTTCCTCAAGTGATTTATCGAAGGAAGAGCTGTTAATGGTCGCAAACAGTGTCGAAGGCCAGTCAGCCAAATAA
- the ndoA gene encoding type II toxin-antitoxin system endoribonuclease NdoA: MIVKRGDVYFADLSPVVGSEQGGVRPVLVIQNDIGNRFSPTAIVAAITAQIQKAKLPTHVEINAKRYGFERDSVILLEQIRTIDKQRLTDKITHLDDEMMEKVDEALQVSLALIDF, translated from the coding sequence TTGATTGTTAAACGCGGTGATGTTTACTTTGCTGATTTATCTCCTGTTGTTGGCTCCGAGCAGGGCGGGGTTCGCCCGGTATTGGTGATTCAAAATGACATTGGAAATCGCTTCAGCCCGACTGCTATCGTTGCAGCCATAACAGCCCAAATACAAAAAGCGAAATTACCGACTCACGTCGAAATTAATGCAAAGCGCTACGGCTTTGAACGAGATTCTGTCATTCTTTTAGAGCAGATTCGTACGATCGATAAACAAAGATTGACAGATAAAATCACACATCTTGATGATGAGATGATGGAGAAGGTTGATGAAGCCTTACAAGTTAGTTTGGCTCTTATTGATTTTTAA
- a CDS encoding alpha/beta hydrolase: MIGCLCIHGFTGAPYEVEPLAQYLKQTTDWTVQSITLPGHGEELQLKGILYQEWIATAELELLSLYRTCDTIYLVGFSMGGMIASYLAAKYPVARLVLLSAAAKYVNPKQMIQDTRQMVKESLSGLIDTNPLYDRYRHKLTSTPLSAAVEFMKLVKQTKSSLEKLHLPVLIVQGESDGIVPASSAEFIYHKIPSHQKEMYYLPDCKHHVCHEPCAQQLFEKVEQFLKKAI; this comes from the coding sequence ATGATTGGATGTCTATGTATACACGGTTTTACGGGAGCCCCTTATGAGGTAGAACCGCTGGCGCAGTATTTAAAGCAGACGACAGATTGGACCGTGCAGTCTATCACGCTTCCGGGACATGGGGAGGAACTTCAATTAAAAGGCATTCTTTATCAAGAATGGATTGCGACAGCTGAACTAGAACTTTTATCCCTCTACCGAACATGTGACACCATTTATTTGGTCGGCTTTTCAATGGGCGGGATGATTGCCTCTTACTTAGCTGCGAAGTATCCGGTTGCCCGCCTTGTCCTTTTAAGTGCCGCGGCAAAATATGTGAACCCAAAACAGATGATCCAAGACACAAGACAGATGGTGAAGGAATCTTTGTCTGGGTTGATTGATACGAACCCCTTGTATGATCGGTATCGTCATAAGCTAACGAGCACGCCGCTATCAGCTGCTGTAGAATTTATGAAGCTGGTAAAACAAACGAAGAGCTCCCTTGAGAAACTTCATCTGCCCGTCTTAATTGTTCAAGGGGAAAGCGATGGGATTGTTCCCGCTTCTAGTGCAGAATTTATTTATCATAAAATCCCGTCTCATCAGAAAGAAATGTATTATTTACCTGACTGTAAACACCATGTTTGTCACGAGCCATGTGCACAGCAATTGTTTGAGAAAGTAGAACAATTTCTAAAAAAAGCAATTTAA
- the cshA gene encoding degradosome RNA helicase CshA yields MTITFQDFQLSESLMKAINRMGFEEATPIQAETIPLGLQNKDVIGQAQTGTGKTAAFGIPLVEKIDPASPNIQAIIIAPTRELAIQVSEELYKIGQDKRARVLPIYGGQDISRQIRSLKKNPHIIVGTPGRLLDHINRRTMRLQNVETVVLDEADEMLNMGFIEDIESILSNVPSEHQTLLFSATMPAPIKRIAERFMTNPEHVKVKAKEMTVSNIQQFYLDIHERKKFDTLTRLLDIQSPELSIVFGRTKRRVDELTEALNLRGYTAEGIHGDLTQAKRMVALRKFKEGSIDVLVATDVAARGLDISGVTHVYNFDVPQDPESYVHRIGRTGRAGRTGMAVTFITPREKDMLRAIEQTTKRKMDRMKEPTLDEAIEGQQQVTVDRLRTIISENNLNFYMTAAAELLEDNDSVTVVAAAIKMMTKEPDATPVRLTDEAPMISKRNRNNRSSSKRRDGGGGGGYRGKSRSSYGDKKRSSNDRNRSSSDRRQKKSYNN; encoded by the coding sequence TTGACTATAACGTTTCAAGATTTTCAATTAAGCGAAAGTCTCATGAAAGCTATTAACCGCATGGGATTTGAAGAAGCAACACCGATTCAAGCAGAAACGATTCCTCTCGGTCTTCAGAATAAAGATGTCATCGGACAAGCACAAACAGGAACAGGAAAAACAGCAGCATTTGGTATTCCTCTGGTTGAAAAAATCGACCCAGCGTCTCCTAATATCCAAGCGATTATCATTGCGCCAACAAGAGAATTAGCTATTCAAGTATCTGAAGAGCTATACAAAATCGGCCAAGACAAGCGTGCACGCGTTCTTCCGATTTACGGTGGACAAGATATCAGCCGCCAAATCCGTTCGCTCAAGAAGAACCCTCATATCATCGTAGGGACTCCAGGACGTTTACTCGATCACATTAACCGTCGTACAATGCGTCTTCAAAATGTTGAAACAGTTGTGCTTGATGAAGCAGATGAAATGCTAAACATGGGTTTCATTGAAGACATTGAATCGATCCTTTCAAATGTACCAAGTGAACACCAAACACTTTTATTCTCTGCGACAATGCCTGCACCAATTAAGCGCATTGCAGAACGTTTCATGACAAACCCAGAGCATGTGAAAGTAAAAGCAAAAGAAATGACAGTATCTAACATCCAACAGTTCTACTTGGATATTCACGAACGTAAGAAATTTGATACATTGACACGTCTTCTTGACATTCAATCACCTGAGCTTTCAATTGTCTTCGGTCGTACGAAACGCCGTGTTGACGAATTGACAGAAGCGCTTAACCTAAGAGGTTATACAGCTGAAGGAATTCATGGTGACCTGACTCAAGCGAAACGTATGGTTGCGCTTCGCAAATTCAAAGAAGGTTCAATCGATGTGCTTGTGGCAACAGACGTTGCAGCACGTGGACTTGATATCTCTGGCGTGACACACGTGTATAACTTCGACGTGCCACAAGATCCGGAAAGCTATGTACACCGTATTGGACGTACAGGCCGTGCTGGACGTACAGGTATGGCGGTGACGTTTATCACACCACGTGAAAAAGATATGCTTCGTGCGATTGAGCAAACGACAAAACGTAAAATGGATCGTATGAAAGAACCAACTCTAGATGAAGCAATTGAAGGACAACAGCAAGTAACAGTTGACCGTCTACGCACGATCATCAGTGAAAACAACTTAAACTTCTACATGACAGCTGCTGCTGAATTGCTAGAAGATAATGATTCTGTCACAGTGGTTGCGGCTGCCATCAAAATGATGACAAAAGAGCCAGATGCAACGCCTGTTCGTTTGACAGATGAAGCACCAATGATTTCAAAACGCAATCGCAACAACCGCAGCTCTTCTAAACGTAGAGACGGCGGCGGAGGAGGCGGCTATCGTGGGAAAAGCCGTTCATCTTACGGTGATAAAAAGCGTTCATCAAATGATCGCAATCGTTCTTCTAGCGATCGTCGTCAAAAGAAATCTTATAACAACTAA
- the acpS gene encoding holo-ACP synthase, with product MIKGIGIDIVEIDRLSRVLSRQPRLPERILTLSEQDVFYALSEKRQLEFLAGRFAAKEAFAKAYGTGIGQHLSFHDIEIQKDDRGKPFIKSEKTKEDQVHVSITHTKEYAAAQVLIERLSS from the coding sequence GTGATCAAAGGAATTGGCATTGATATTGTAGAAATCGACCGGTTGTCACGAGTGCTCAGCAGACAGCCCCGTTTACCAGAACGAATATTGACTTTAAGTGAACAGGACGTCTTTTACGCGCTAAGTGAAAAGAGACAGCTGGAGTTTTTAGCAGGACGTTTTGCGGCAAAGGAAGCTTTTGCTAAAGCATACGGTACGGGAATCGGTCAGCATTTAAGCTTTCATGACATCGAGATACAAAAAGATGATCGTGGAAAACCTTTTATCAAAAGCGAGAAAACGAAGGAAGACCAGGTTCATGTGTCCATTACGCACACAAAAGAATATGCTGCTGCGCAAGTTTTAATCGAAAGGTTGTCAAGCTAG
- a CDS encoding UDP-N-acetylmuramoyl-tripeptide--D-alanyl-D-alanine ligase → MIKRTVKHIAQMAGGALSNQAFGEEQIHGVTTDTRKVSKGALFIPLIGEHFNGHTFASKALELGAAAILWNQKEANPPEGVPVILVEDTLAALQQLAKSYLKEENPRVVGITGSNGKTTTKDMIHSVLQTAYQVHKTDGNFNNHIGLPLTILEMPEGTEIAVLEMGMSAKGEIEFLSSLAEPDAAVITNVGESHMQDLGSREAIADAKCEITKGLKENGVFYYLGDEPLLRERANALTHNVKTFGEAEDCDIRVNHINQLAEGTEFQVEGYAQAFLIPVLGKHNVKNALAAIAIGQHFGLNERQIAQGLMQTKLTGMRLELFTTDKGITVINDAYNASPTSMKAAIDLVGDMDGFANRILVLGDMLEMGSEEETYHYELGRYIKPEFIDHVMTYGRLGALIAEGAKKAFGDARVFSYMDKEELKKKLAEVAGPDDVVLVKASRGMRLEEVITAL, encoded by the coding sequence ATGATCAAACGTACAGTGAAACATATTGCCCAAATGGCTGGTGGGGCATTATCTAATCAAGCTTTTGGCGAAGAGCAAATTCACGGAGTGACAACAGATACACGAAAAGTATCAAAAGGCGCACTGTTTATCCCGCTTATTGGAGAACATTTTAACGGTCACACATTTGCTTCAAAAGCATTGGAGCTTGGAGCTGCCGCTATTCTTTGGAATCAAAAAGAGGCCAATCCACCAGAAGGCGTCCCAGTCATTCTTGTAGAAGATACACTGGCTGCACTGCAACAGCTGGCAAAATCATACTTAAAAGAAGAAAATCCTCGTGTTGTCGGTATTACAGGAAGTAATGGTAAAACAACAACGAAAGACATGATTCATTCAGTATTACAAACGGCGTATCAAGTCCATAAAACAGATGGCAATTTTAATAATCATATCGGTCTTCCGCTCACCATTCTCGAGATGCCAGAAGGAACAGAGATCGCTGTCTTGGAGATGGGCATGAGCGCAAAAGGTGAGATTGAGTTTTTGTCAAGCCTCGCTGAGCCTGATGCAGCAGTCATCACCAATGTCGGAGAATCTCATATGCAAGATCTAGGATCAAGAGAAGCAATTGCCGACGCAAAATGTGAGATCACAAAAGGGTTAAAAGAGAATGGCGTCTTTTATTATTTAGGAGATGAGCCCTTGCTTCGTGAAAGAGCGAATGCACTGACTCACAACGTGAAAACCTTTGGAGAAGCAGAGGACTGTGATATCAGGGTGAATCACATCAATCAGCTTGCAGAAGGAACTGAATTTCAAGTCGAAGGGTACGCTCAGGCGTTTCTCATTCCTGTATTAGGGAAACATAATGTGAAGAATGCCCTTGCTGCTATTGCCATTGGCCAGCATTTTGGGCTGAATGAAAGACAAATAGCCCAAGGGTTGATGCAAACAAAATTGACAGGGATGCGTCTTGAGCTGTTTACAACAGATAAAGGAATCACGGTCATAAACGATGCGTATAATGCGAGTCCTACTTCCATGAAAGCGGCGATTGATCTTGTAGGGGATATGGACGGTTTCGCCAATCGCATTCTAGTGCTTGGTGATATGCTTGAAATGGGAAGTGAAGAAGAAACGTATCATTACGAACTAGGCCGATACATCAAGCCTGAGTTTATCGATCATGTCATGACGTATGGACGTCTAGGTGCACTCATTGCTGAAGGAGCGAAGAAAGCATTTGGAGACGCGCGCGTGTTCTCATATATGGACAAAGAGGAACTGAAGAAAAAACTAGCTGAAGTGGCAGGACCTGACGATGTTGTTCTTGTCAAAGCCTCACGCGGCATGAGATTGGAAGAAGTCATTACTGCACTATAA
- a CDS encoding rhomboid family intramembrane serine protease, which produces MFIRTESFQQFIRSYPIVTAILALQIGLWLLFAIPFPIIQLGQDHLVGFNYGVAAGEWWRLVTPIFLHGSLTHILFNSMSLFLFAPALEYLLGKVRFLIIYLGAGFIGNLGTYWVEPLEYVHVGASGAIFGLFGVYLYLVLFKPHMMDRGNSQVILTILGVSVIMTFVNSNINIMAHLFGLIGGMILAPITLFFHSKKRRY; this is translated from the coding sequence ATGTTTATTCGAACGGAGAGCTTTCAACAATTTATTAGATCGTATCCAATCGTAACAGCGATCCTTGCATTGCAAATAGGTCTGTGGCTTTTATTTGCTATTCCTTTCCCTATTATACAGCTTGGGCAGGACCATCTCGTCGGTTTCAACTATGGTGTAGCAGCAGGAGAATGGTGGCGGCTCGTTACCCCTATTTTTCTCCATGGAAGTCTGACACACATTTTGTTCAATTCTATGTCCTTGTTCCTATTTGCACCAGCGCTTGAGTATTTGCTTGGTAAGGTTCGGTTTCTCATCATTTATCTTGGGGCAGGGTTCATTGGAAATCTCGGAACCTATTGGGTGGAGCCTTTAGAGTATGTACATGTCGGCGCTTCTGGTGCTATTTTTGGTTTGTTTGGCGTTTATCTGTATCTTGTCCTATTTAAACCGCACATGATGGATCGCGGCAATTCTCAGGTAATCTTAACGATTCTTGGTGTCTCTGTCATCATGACGTTCGTCAATTCGAATATCAATATTATGGCTCACTTATTTGGATTGATAGGCGGCATGATCCTAGCACCTATCACCCTATTCTTCCACTCCAAAAAAAGACGCTACTAA